In Eschrichtius robustus isolate mEscRob2 chromosome 2, mEscRob2.pri, whole genome shotgun sequence, a single window of DNA contains:
- the CRB3 gene encoding protein crumbs homolog 3, translating into MASPGLGLLLALGLPLLLTRWGRVWGQTPDPTVSGNSTITPSGPSPGSNGALSQEATIAIIVVFSLLAALLLAVGLVLLVQKLREKRQTEGTYRPSSEEQFSHAAEAQAPQDSKETVRGCLPI; encoded by the exons ATGGCGAGCCCCGGCCTGGGGCTGCTCTTGGCGCTCGGCCTGCCGCTGCTGCTGACCCGCTGGGGCCGGGTCTGGGGGCAAA CACCGGACCCCACTGTAAGTGGGAACAGCACCATTACACCCTCTGGCCCCAGCCCTGGCTCCAATGGGGCCCTG TCGCAGGAGGCCACCATTGCCATCATCGTGGTCTTCTCCCTCCTGGCCGCCCTGCTCCTGGCTGTGGGCCTGGTACTTCTGGTGCAGAAGCTTCGGGAGAAGCGGCAGACGGAGGGCACCTACCGGCCCAGCAGTGAGGAGCAG tTCTCCCATGCAGCCGAGGCCCAGGCTCCCCAGGACTCCAAGGAGACGGTGCGGGGCTGCCTGCCCATCTAG